The genomic window CGTCTGTGTCTGTCCCAGTCACTGACAAAGATGGTCAGCCGTGCAGCGGCTCCAGATGCTCCCCGAGACGAGCTAGAACAGGGAGCCCTGGGCTCTGGCCCCACGCCCGGGGCCCCCATCAGTGCTTTAAGGTCTAGGGGAAACATCTCCCTATGTCTGTCAGAAAAGGGAAGTGAAGTTGGGCTGGCCGATCTGTTTTTGACAAGGCTTGCTGACTCTGTAGCAGCTGTTTCCTTTTGTGGAGGCTCCTTGCTTGGTTGCTTCCTGTTCTAGAGGTTCTAAGAATCATCCCAGACAAGTCCAGCGACCTCCAAATTGGTTAagtctcttttgtctttttaatcgGCAGCCCTCATTTCTCCCTCACTGAAATTGTCTCAGTGTCCTCAGAATTTCAGTCTTGAGGGAGACCTTCAGCTTGGGCTGGCATCCCCTCGTAAGAATTGAGAACAAGGGATCCTCATTTCCTTCTCACCAGGTGCCCATCAATTCCACCCACCCAGCTGACACTTCTTCTATTAGTGAGAATTTGACTCAAAGCAAGAGTTCGCTTACCGGTTTCTCCACCCCGTTCAAGGGTGAAATTATTATCACGACAAAGCAAGAAGCTCTTGGTGTCCCCACTTTTGGCAAAGAATTCCCACGGCTGAGGTAGAGAGGTACCAAGCCTTAGTCACAGGGTCACAGGCAGATAGAAATGGTGAAAATTGGAGATTGTTGTGGTAGTGGGAAATGGCATTTCCTTCCCTTACATCTTGAGAAAGGGGACTTCATGTTTTAGTGACTTGTTACCTCCTTGCTCCATTTTTATGGTGTGTTTTTTCTTCTAGTGATTCCATATAACCCTTCAAGTCATGAAAGTTTGGACCATGTTGGTGAAGAAAAGGAGGTAAAAGTTATTTGTCTTATTGGATCTGACAGTTTTGTTAACCAATTGACTTAATGGGGATCAAGGAGGTCAAGGGCCAGGATGTCCAAATGTCTGGGGGGATGCTGCCTGCTCCCCACAAGATATTGTCCACCTGGGCCCATCCCTTCACCACTGgccttttgtttcttctctcagGGAAGAGTCTGGAGTGATGATATCTGAGGCCCTTTCAGCTGTAGAATTATAGGGAACTTGGAGTTTAGAGGTCTTTACAGAAAACGTGTCTTTAGCTCATGATCTCCTTCCTGGAGGATGGTGTTTTAGACATTTGTGCTCTGGCATTTCTCAGTGACACTGCCCTCTAGGAGaaccccccacccccatcatGAAGAAGAATATATTAACACAAAACAAGCCATCCTTCTGGCAACTGGTTGCCCCTGCCTCCTCTCTGCTAGGGAGGCCCCTGAAGCCAATTAAACATTGGCTGCTTTTCAGTGGCATTTGGTTCTCCTTCCTTCACTTCACATCACTTAAAtcaagtcttctcaggtttctctggagcctcccctctccctcccttcttatcACTTCTCATGGCACAATCATAATTCCATTACGTTTATATCTTTCACATACCACAGTTCATTCCAACACTCTTCATCATATGaggttttcccagattttttgcTACCAGGAAAAGACACCCATTTCCCCCTTcaatttctttgcttccttttcttctcatgaCCCAGCAGAAAGAGGAAAGGACATGTACAAACACACAGACCACAGAATAGCTTTGCCTAGTAAGTAGTTCTCTAGCAGCTGGCTTCAGAATCATGGTGACTCCCCCATCTAATAGCTTGCAGCATCAAATGGTTGCCTAGTGATCCTTGCTAGGATAATATTAGATTCTtctctctgggggaaaaaaataaccaaattccTGTTTTCTTTTGGAGAAGGgtctcagatttagaaaaattctGGCCTTTTCTAAACAGTATTTAAACTTAACATTTGTTTATTATGTGGTAGAAACTGTAGTGTTGGGGTGAATACTGCTGGGAGATAAAAGAATACATTAGGATCCATTCCTTTATCGAACTTTTCAGTCTCCTGACAtggaagctttttaaaaagaagcctAAGATGATTTCCTCACAAAATACTGTCTCATTTCCTTAGCGCCCACTTCCTCCTTGACCTCTTCTGGTTTCTGTTGCCAGCATGTCAAGGCACTGCCTTCCAGAAGGCCCCAAGTGCCCAATTTAAGATTGTAAAACTGGCCAATTGTGTGTCTCCCGGGAGCCCAGGTCCAGAGGCCCCCTGCTGTGTCTCGCCTGTAGCTCACCTCTTCCTGACTGAGGAGACTTGGTTTGGGCTGTCTCGAGTCTCCACCAGAGGTGTCAGACACTGGGCACTGCAGGGAGAGCTGatcagatgaaaatgtaattgggaaatgttgaaCTAGAAAGCAAAGCTGCAGCGTGACATCAGCAGAGGTGGCTGGGAATTTTCTGTGTCCCTAAGGCTCTGCTGCGTGCGTTAAGTTCGCCTGCCTGGCCTCCAGTGATCCCTTTGGTCCTTCCTTCCCGAACTCCTCCGCGAGTATCTTCCATGCTCTCTCTTTTGCTAGTCCTCTGTCTCTGGACCTCGAGAGATGTTGTGGAGCTAGAGGGTCTCATCGCCAGGGGGTCTTAGTTGGGTGTTTTTAAGGGCAGTTTGCAGccattgcattttttaaaaacgaCAATTCCTTTGACAGGCGATGAGTACTAGGGACAGCGGCAAAGCTTCGTCCAGTCTGGGTCTCCCGGATTTCGATTTGCTCCGTGTGATAGGGAGGGGGAGCTATGCCAAGGTGCTGTTGGTACGACTTAAAAAAACTGAGCGCATTTATGCCATGAAAGTTGTGAAGAAGGAGCTGGTCAACGATGACGAGGTGAGCGGCCCTTGGGGCTCCAGGGCTGGGCCTGTCCACATGGTGTTCTCTGATCGGTCTTGGCCCAGGAGCTCATAGCCTGCCCCTTTGCATGATGCTGTGCCCTGGGCAAGTTGGGAAAACACAGTTTCCTTAGTCATTCTGTCCCCTCTCTGCCCTCCTTTGGCCTGGGTGTCGGTGAGGACCATGGCCTGCGACAGCATTGGCTGTCATTTTATCTTATGTGTCAGGGGACCATCTTGCAGATTGTGAATTGGATGGACTTGCTTAAAGGACCATTTTATGGCCCATATCTTGGTAATCGACCTTGCTGGTTGCTTAGGAATGGAGAAGACTTGGGGTTTGGGGGCATGTTGGTAAAAGTAGAAATCTGAGCACTTGGGGTTTGCTCTCCTGTGTCTCCTCAGGACATCGATTGGGTGCAGACGGAGAAGCACGTCTTTGAGCAGGCCTCCAACCACCCCTTCCTTGTGGGCCTGCACTCTTGCTTCCAGACAGAAAGCAggtaaaagggagagaagggtcGCGGTCAGGGCCGATGTGTGGTGTGGGATGGCTTTATCCCAAGAAAGAGGAAGTGAGCATGGTCATGAGCCGTGACGCCATGGCTGCCTTGGTGTTCCGTCCACACTGCAGCTGCCATAGGGCCCTGTCTGGGTCTTCATCATGCTCTGCATGGAGACTCTTGGGTAGGCTGTGTCATTCTGCTCAGGAGCCCTGACCTCCAGTCCCTCGCTGACTGAGGCCTTGGAGGACCCTTGGAGGACCCCTGGAGCAGACGTCAAGGGGAGATTCCCCTGGCAGTGCAGTAACCCTAGCAGGAGCCTCCCTGGCCATAAGAATGCCTGGATACCAAGTGCTTCACACAAAGGGTTCCGAGGCCCTCCTGATGATCCCAGGGGCATTAAGAAGTGTCCTCGCTCATCCAGGGCTTTCTCACAGGGACTTCTTCAGGGTGGCCCTCTCACACCCAGGCTGGCAGGCCACTCTGTCAGTCAGCAGCCATACAGAGCTGCGCTAAGCACTAGGGAACAGGAAGCAAGAGCAGCCCCTGCCCACCTTTCCATCTTATGGGGGAGAAACAGCACATGTTGCACACCCGTAGGCAGATACAAGATCTAGGGGCTCCCACACGAGGCTCCCAGCTTGATTACTGAATGAAGAATAATAGCAAAAACCAAAGAACTGTTTGGGGGAATGTTGACATTGTGAATGAAATGCATTTCCCTGGGGCCTCCAGATTTCTGAAGCTCTATGCACACATTACGTTAATGGTCTGTGGGACTGAGGTTGAGGGGAGACCCCCTGCTTCCTGCAATGCttgtgctgctgctgcttctgagTAGAAATTGTTCTAACTCTTGCTGGCACAATGAATGGAGGGGAAGAATGGGGCCAGCAGAACAAGATTCATTGCAAGGAGAGCCAGAGAGTATCCATAAATGGAGAGGGGCCTCCAGAGGCCTGGTCGTGGACCCCACCTCCGTCCTCTCTGGCCCCCTCTTTGTACTGTTCCTGTGGCCACCGCCTCCTTGCCATTAGCTGCTGCCAATCTTGCCTTGCCATCACGGGCAGACCAAGCAAAAGCACGCGCTCTGGCTGCTTTTCATTGTATTGTCTATCTACATTTGGCTGTGAAGATTTGTCCCAGGTTGGAGTTTGAGGGGTGCGCTTCTTTTTTAGGTTGTTCTTTGTGATAGAGTACGTAAATGGAGGAGATCTCATGTTTCATATGCAGCGACAGAGGAAACTCCCAGAAGAACATGCTAGGTAAGCTTTGTGGTCTTCCACAGGGTGGGATTTTTGCCACAAGAGGGAAACCTTCATAGGTTCCTCCCACTCCTTTGCTGTTCTTAGCTTTgctttaatgtttattaaatatatctTAATGTACATTATAGTTTCCAAGGGCTCCTAAACAAATGAATAGTATAATAACATTTTTGAAGGGAATGTTTGCCCTTATTTTCAGGGTCTGTTTATATAACGATATGCTATTTATACaacttttttcttccaattcatCTGAGAGGGCCCCTTGTTGGTAATGCCATTAAGTTCATTTTATGTGTGCTTTTGAAAGTAATTACAGtacatttctcttatttaaaaaatctctccTCAGCCTAGTCTGCCTTTATTTTGGTTTGGCTCAGGCTTTAAATTTGGGGGTCATAATTCAGCCCTGTTAATGAACAGGTGGGAAACTGCTTTGACCCTTTTGTGTTCTataattttggttttgtatcaTTTTGGGGCTGTTGACCTTTTTTTGAGACCAGGGATCAAGAATGGAGTTTCAGACCTGCTTCTGCTTTGTCTCATTTTGGACAGACCACTTCCTTCCCATCAATGGCTGGGTTGTTTTTCCTCCTGGTTTTAAATCAGCAACCATTCCTGTAAAACTTAAATGGAATCAGTCTCCAATTAGTGCTATGTTTGTAGTATCGTTATCAATTGTGGTAATTTATTGAACTGAGAATGCCTTGCAGCCATGCTTACTGGTCTACCAGTAGGGTATAATAAGTTTGGAAATCACAAGGTTAAGAAGTAGAAGAAGGTAAATTGAGGCACAACGTTCCAAGAATGATCAATATTCGTGAAATGTAAATTTGCCAATAATTAGGATCTCAGCTGTCCTCAATGAAGCTTAAGACCcaaattggggaatagctgtCTTGGTTGGGGTTTTTAGGGAGGTGTTAAACAAAGAGCAGACTTCTATAGATGGGGAAAAGGGATGTTTGGTTAAACAAGCCCAACATTATAGATGGCTAAATCATTGTTACTGGTTACAGAGCCGAACCGTGGGGACAGTATAATTGgttgtaaattgggaatgatggCCAGTTGTAACTCCCTCTCTGCCTTTCCTGATTAAGACATGTTCACTGTTCGAGTCTACCTGCCAGGTTAGAGCGAGTGGACCAGACTTCCTTGGATATCAAAGCAGACATCCTTGAAGGATAGTTTGGCGATATAAAGATACTAGACCCGATTCCCTGGTGTCCGCCTGCCTCCTTTCAAGGATAATGACACAAGAATAGAACAGTAATTAATAAGAGGCCTAGAATTTCTAAACTTAACTCATTATATATAGGACAACAAAGAACTGGGACTTAAACAGTTACAGGACAAAATTAATCAACTCTAAATaggatcaatttttaaaaaaaagaatcaatctgTTATTTCAACAAGGAACAATTAAATGAATGGTCTTGGATCCATATAACAATGATTCCAGATAGTCTGGGTCATTTAGGACAATCTTTTCCAAAACTGCTACAGACagtgaaattaattaattaatgattttgTTGACATTTATTTCATCTTGAAGGTTTAGAGAATTTGCTGATTTGCTTTACTCACAAGACCTGAATGTTTTCCCTAAAGGCCCTCTTTTTATCCCCCTGCCCACAATAATAACCACTAGTCACTGGGCATGTTTCATATGAACTAATTATGCCACTGCTAAAATAGCAACTAAATAATGTTTTTCCTGTGCTCTTTTTTGTGCCTTCTACATAAAAATTTTGACAGCCCAGATAGTGTCTCATAATATATAAAGCAGTACATACGGACCACCATGACTGTTGGTTATTAAAAAcatgttggatttttaaaatccaaaaatCACCTTCTTGTTGGTCACCTTGCTCTTGGCTGCCTTTCTCAACATAGGTGGGCAGGTCCTCAGACACGAGACAGGCCTTGTGTAAGAAtctgccccctcccctctccccccctccagTTTTGGAGGATCCGGGGTCAGCACCTACAAGATAGGCTGAGGCGTCTCAGGAGGGCTTTTGTGATCATATATTACCTAATGGTAGAActgctcttttcatttttgttctgagAGTCCAGTGTGAGGTAGGTGGTTGTTGGAAGGGTTGGTAATTTTAAGTCGTTCATTAGCCTATTTGAGGTATGAAAAGATTCTGTGAAATACAGGACTTTAATGAAAGAGCAGTATTTTATAATGCGTGTTTTCCAGCTGGTTTATGTGTGGGGTCTGGCGTCTGGTGTCAGAATACTGTTTGAGCATGCCTTGGGTATTTTTGACTCCTaaccaaagaaaaaaacttttaatgtgACTTGAGTGTTATTTACATTTGTAAAGCAAATACATATATTTGTCCCTACCAATTAGGCACCAGGTAATTGCAGGTTTAGTGTACATTTCTTTTGAAGCAAACCAGTGACCTTTTTATCTCATTCTAGATTTTATTCTGCAGAAATAAGTCTAGCACTAAATTACCTTCATGAACGAGGGATAATCTATCGAGACCTGAAGTTGGACAATGTGTTGCTGGATTCTGAAGGACACATTAAGCTCACTGATTACGGCATGTGTAAGGTGAGGGAGAGAGGCTTCTCCTGGGGAGGGAGGCTGCCAGCCCTTCCCTGAAGCTGCTGGCCGCTCGGGGAGAGGCCGAGAAGGCCGGGGAATGGTTGTTTTCCACCGGCACGTTCTCCCTGGCGTTCCACAACATGGCGAGTCAgctctttatcttctctttttcaatgGTACCTCCTCTGGGAGCCCTGGGCAAGAGCTCGCAGAGGGCACTGAGCATCATGGGCAGCCTTGCTGTTTCCTAGCAGTGACGGGGGGTTGCCAAGGTTCCATTTGGATGCAGATTCCAGATGAGGAAAGGGCGAGGCCTCTGCTTGTAACGAATCCACTTGGAGGGTTTCTTCTCTGAGATGTCTGGTCCCCCTTGTTCCTGGGCTCTGTGCAGTGATCTTTGCCCGGTCCGAAGGGGTGAGAAGCACATGGATCATCTTGTTGGCTGAGCTCAGTGTCAGCCCCAGAGGCTCCTGGGCAAAGTACTGACAGGAAGCCGCACTGTTGTGTGGGCCCATACGGCTATTTCTTTGCATAGGCAAAGGTACTTTTAAGTGTATTTCCCATGGCTTtggagagaaatttttttttccttacagtgGTTCTCTCACAGCCTTTTGGATccctttgtgtttgtttttttttgtttgtttgttttatggtgtgtgtgtgtgtgtgtgtgtgtgtgtgtgtgtgtgtgtacctagaATTGGATAGGAGGAAGCACAGACAAGCGagactgttttttaaaaagtatgtaataaatattatctttcaaaAACTAACAGCATGAAATGATTCATAATTTCATGTGGAATCCTTTTTTTGTGTTGGCTGGAGGTGGGGAAATGTCCTTTTTTTGGGATTTAggtttggaatttttaaaatgttaaatatgacaTTTCTCAGGAAGTTTTACATGTCATTTCTTTaagaagagaaattataagaGCAAAGACTTAAAACTACTTATGTTTAGAAGaggatttttgttcatttatatttatatggtgTTCTGGAGAAATTCAGTGTCTTCAGATGATTTGGATGAAGAAGAAATTTTTTGCTTACTCCTTATAAAAAGGGAGTCTCTTTAGATTCCAAAACCTGACCTACATGGCATTTGAGGCCCGTGCCCCCTAGCATGCTGGGGAGGCTCTCCCAGCCAGCCAGCTTAAGCCTTCAGGAAAATTAAAAGTTCCCTCCTACTCCAATCAAAAATCTCCTTCCTTGAAGATTTGAGGCCAGTGATAAGAGAGAAACAACTTAATGCCTTTGgctaaatgaatttatttttcttgtaacaGGTTTTTTGGAAATCAGAAACACTTTGTGAAGCACTTTCACAGTTTTCTTCCAGAAATATTCCCTGTTACTTTCTGCAGGCTTCCACTAGCTGGTTTAGCATTGTGGAAACCTTGCTGGTGGATGGAGGGCCTCTTTTATGAATTCATCTCACCTGGTTTTGAGTTGACATTGGAAACTTTTCATGAGCGGTTTTAATTTACTAATTTTGGACCCAAAATAGTCGTGCCTCTTTGGGTAGTTTGTACTCACGTTGTGTAGACTTTCTGTTGAGTGATGAAGACTTCATGACAAACTTCATATGATATCGTGAGAGAATTGTTTGTCGTTCCTCAAAGATGATTATAAGAGGATGACAGAATCTGAGCTTATTGAAAGAGCTTGAGCTTAGCCTTGAAGGAGGCAGCAGAAATGAAGAAGACAAAGGCATAGGGGAAGTGGGGGGCAACAAGGGGGGGGGGGTTGGTACCTGATAGAGTGTGTGCAGAAGAACAAACCATTCTAGTCAGGAGGGATTGATTTAAATTAATCCTCGTCTGACCAATGGTGGATTGAGATATGGGGCCTGTGGTTTGAGAGCAAAATTTAGAGTTCTGCAatacctcttttctctctttttttaaaaggaaggattAAGGCCAGGAGACACAACCAGTACTTTCTGTGGTACTCCAAATTATATTGCTCCCGAAATCTTACGAGGAGAAGATTATGGTAAATAAaacagttttttgttgttttggccTAGGCTGTGGTTGCATTAACTCcatttttataaaaagagattATCTGCTGTTTTAGGCATTTACCTTAGAGTTTTCCAGTGTTTTCATATTGActttattagcaaaaaaaaaaagcaagagttaACCTCCCTAGGCCCTAACTAGATGACAaatgagaagggggagggagcTCTTTAATCTGCCTTTAGCTAAAGACTTGGATGGGGGTGACTGGAAGAGTGAAGGTATATTTGTATTTAGGCTGCCCCTagtcattggtggaaagtttcaCCAGGTATACCTAGGAAGGAAGGTCATACTGTCCATCTCTTGGTAGCTTGTAGCTTTGTCTATGAGGCATCTTGATTCCTTACTGCCCATTAGATGCcaaggagaaaattgaatagaggtGAAGGGCCATTGTTGGCTCTTTAGGAACATTGCAGCATCAGTCAAAGAATTCAGGCTTGGGAAAGCTCCCCCAGTCAGGAAAATTGTTCTATAAAggtttattttatcctaaaatatAGTTTCATTGTCCTAGGATCTGAGTTTATTGCTAGGAATTCAATTTCTGGAAATTTAAAGGTTCATTTCTACAAGTTACTCTCTTGAACAGACTTTCAGGAAtgcatcattttatttaatttaacaagACCTGTAAATGCTGTGATTTTTCTGTGATGAAGGTTGGAATGTATTTAGAAGAGTATATAGTAACATAATACTTGCATGTActagataataaagactttaagAACtggtgcttaattttttttttttttttttcattaattcaaatcttttttttgaaGGTTTCAGTGTGGACTGGTGGGCGCTCGGTGTGCTGATGTTTGAGATGATGGCGGGAAGGTCTCCCTTTGATATTGTTGGGAGCTCTGATAACCCTGATCAGAACACAGAGGATTATCTCTTTCAAGGTGATTAACAGTCATCAAACATGGAGTCTTTACTGGGTGCCAGAGGCTGTTGCAAATGCTGAGGATCCACAGAAAGGCCAAAAGAgagttttatttgcttttctccaaAGTAGTCTTTGCTGAATCCTAGATAAGAAGCAGGGAGTTTTCTCTGACACTGTCATCCCTGACAGGCAGAAAAGTGGGCCGTGGGGACTTTAGCCTAGCTCAGTTTGGAAGGTGCCCCCATACCTCTGGAGCATTCTGTCCTGCTCGTCCTCAGTATGGAAATGAGCCGTTTGGTTCTGTGTACCCAAATATCTGCAGCCTAGCTGGGACAGTGCCGTGGGACAGAGAATTCAGTAACCAGAGTGACCTTTTCCAAGGACCCCCaaaaagacagagggaagagCATAGCTTACCCAGATataaaagggagtacaaggggaGAGGCGGATTCTACAGTGGAACAGGATCAAGGCCTGCAGCCCACAAAAAGGTCAAAATGAAGCATTTGGAGTagttgaacatttattaagcacctactgtgtgctagactcttgtgctaagagctggggacaagaaaaaagacaaaagggcTTGCTTTTAAGGACCTCACAGTCTGCTGGGACAGAGAGTGTGCAAACAAAGAGACACAAAGTAAGCTCTGTGTAGGATTGGTAGAAGATAATTAACAGAGCAAAAGTACTGGACTTAAGAGGGCTTGGGAAAGATTCCCCTGGAAGGTGAGAGTTTTGCTAGGATGTAAAGGAAGCTGGGGACAAAGGTGAGTGTTAGTCCAGACCTGAGGGGCAGCTCGAGAAGATACCCAGAGCTGAGACCCGGAGGGTCTCATTGGGGTAGAATAACACAGGTCAGAGACAGCTGTGCAGGAGGGGCTGTTTTGGAAGCCATGGCCCCCAGGGGTCCACTGGGTAAGGGGATGACGGGATCCAACTTGGCTTTTGGGAAAAGCTGAATGGAGCAGAGACTTGAGTGGGAAAAGGTTGCAGGGAAGTCTGCAGGGCTTGGGTGTGgtaggggggaaagaggaggaggggaggcaTCTAGGTTGGGAGCCCAGAGGATAGCTGGGCAGTGCTGGCCTCTACCGCTGTACTGCCCTCACCAACTTCATGCTATTAAAAATTACTGAGCCTCTTTCTAGCGAGTTcttgtttatgtttatatttattataaatatctaccatattagaaataaaaattgtgaATTTATAGACACTCCAAAAGAGTTTGAGAGCCCCAGGATTTTCCAAACCGCTCTTTGAGAACCACTATGGTACTAGGGAGGGTGTGGGGAAAGAGATGGAGTTcatttttggacatattgagtttgagttCCCTGAACATCCGGGAAAAGAGGCAAGATTGGAGATCAGTAGAGAAATGGTGATTTAAAGAGTTGAACAGCTTTTTAAAATTGACGTGTGATCTCTTTCCTTTCTAGTTATTTTGGAGAAGCAGATTCGGATACCCCGCTCCCTGTCGGTCAAAGCCGCCAGTGTCCTGAAGAGTTTTCTTAATAAAGTAAGAATCGCATTTGTGGGCGTCGTAGGTGCAGCTGCACTTCTGGGGGGCGAGTTCCCAAGCAGGGGGTCTAGAGTTTGAGTCCCAGAGCTGCCCGGGAGTCCTCCTTAGTTTTCAGTTCATTCTCAAGTCAGATGCTTAATGAacccttttcttttcattgattgCCTTAATTCCCCCCAGTGGGTAAGGTGAGATGAGGTTGATTTATACATAAATGTCATCTACAAAGCagccccttcccttctctcaccTCCTTTTCTAGGCCTGGTTTGAAGTCACTGTGGAGCACTAAATAGGGCATCAGTTCCACAGAAGGTCGCTCCCCAGGGCCTGCTTTGTGCTGGCTGTCTGGGAGATActggaagaaatagagaagaaagattAATCTTTCTGCCAGGAGCAGGTCACCTGCCTAAGAAAGCAAGACTTGCCCAAAGGGCTAACCGTGTTCAGTGCGAGGGCAAGGCAGGCAGGGAGGCGAGAGCCAAATTGGGAGGTTGGGATAGTAAGTGCAGGGGAACTCAGTGACCAGGCAGGAGAAAAAAGTGCT from Sminthopsis crassicaudata isolate SCR6 chromosome 3, ASM4859323v1, whole genome shotgun sequence includes these protein-coding regions:
- the PRKCI gene encoding protein kinase C iota type isoform X2, which codes for MFPCVPERPGMPCPGEDKSIYRRGARRWRKLYCANGHTFQAKRFNRRAHCAICTDRIWGLGRQGYKCINCKLLVHKKCHKLVTIECGRHSLPPEPMMPMDQTSVHSDHVETVIPYNPSSHESLDHVGEEKEAMSTRDSGKASSSLGLPDFDLLRVIGRGSYAKVLLVRLKKTERIYAMKVVKKELVNDDEDIDWVQTEKHVFEQASNHPFLVGLHSCFQTESRLFFVIEYVNGGDLMFHMQRQRKLPEEHARFYSAEISLALNYLHERGIIYRDLKLDNVLLDSEGHIKLTDYGMCKEGLRPGDTTSTFCGTPNYIAPEILRGEDYGFSVDWWALGVLMFEMMAGRSPFDIVGSSDNPDQNTEDYLFQVILEKQIRIPRSLSVKAASVLKSFLNKDPKERLGCHPQTGFADIQGHPFFRNVDWDMMEQKQVVPPFKPNISGEFGLDNFDSQFTNEPVQLTPDDDDIVKKIDQSEFEGFEYINPLLMSAEECV